A genomic window from Leisingera sp. M658 includes:
- a CDS encoding LLM class flavin-dependent oxidoreductase, with translation MKFSLFAHMERISDDQDQKQLYDEFIQLCKIADDGGMHAVWTGEHHGMNFTIAPNPFLNLVDVARQTKNVRLGTGTVIAPFWHPIRLAGEAAMTDIITNGRLDLGIARGAYSYEYERMLPGMDAWEAGQRMRELIPAVQGLWQGDYAQEGEFHSFPKTTSSPKPLQENGPPIWVAARDPNSHEFAVANGCNVQVTPLWQGDGEIAELMGKFNAACAKHPAVPRPRIMLLQHTYVAESAADVKRGAEELNRFYNYFGAWFMNKRDVSQGLIDPLSDAEIAAHPFYSPEAMERDLVIGEPDAVIERLRKYEALGYDEYSFWIDSSMSFERKKASLERFIAEVMPAFQ, from the coding sequence ATGAAGTTTTCGCTTTTTGCGCATATGGAGCGGATTTCGGACGATCAGGACCAGAAACAGCTCTATGACGAGTTCATTCAGCTGTGCAAAATCGCCGATGACGGCGGCATGCACGCGGTTTGGACGGGTGAGCATCACGGGATGAATTTCACCATCGCGCCGAACCCGTTTCTGAACCTGGTGGATGTGGCGCGCCAGACCAAGAACGTGCGTCTGGGCACCGGCACGGTGATTGCGCCGTTCTGGCATCCGATCCGGCTGGCCGGTGAGGCGGCGATGACCGATATCATCACCAATGGCCGGTTGGATCTGGGCATCGCGCGCGGCGCCTATTCCTATGAATACGAACGGATGCTGCCCGGCATGGATGCTTGGGAGGCCGGCCAGCGGATGCGCGAGCTGATCCCGGCGGTGCAGGGGCTGTGGCAGGGCGATTACGCGCAGGAGGGCGAGTTTCATTCCTTCCCGAAAACCACGTCGTCGCCCAAGCCGTTGCAGGAAAACGGCCCGCCGATCTGGGTCGCGGCGCGCGATCCCAACAGCCATGAATTTGCCGTGGCCAATGGCTGCAACGTGCAGGTGACGCCGCTGTGGCAGGGCGACGGCGAGATCGCCGAGCTGATGGGCAAATTCAATGCGGCTTGCGCCAAGCACCCGGCGGTGCCGCGGCCCAGGATCATGCTGCTGCAGCACACTTATGTGGCCGAAAGTGCTGCGGATGTGAAACGCGGGGCAGAGGAGCTGAACCGGTTCTACAACTACTTCGGCGCCTGGTTCATGAACAAGCGGGACGTCTCACAGGGTCTGATTGATCCGTTGAGCGATGCGGAGATTGCCGCGCATCCGTTCTACTCGCCTGAGGCAATGGAGCGTGACCTGGTGATTGGCGAACCGGATGCGGTGATCGAGCGGCTGAGAAAGTATGAGGCCTTGGGCTATGATGAATATTCGTTCTGGATCGACAGCAGCATGAGTTTCGAGCGCAAGAAAGCCTCGCTTGAGCGGTTCATAGCCGAAGTCATGCCAGCGTTTCAGTAA
- a CDS encoding flavin reductase codes for MSDIDPRALRNAFGTFMTGVTVVTAQDQGGNPIGFTANSFTSVSLDPPLVLVCLANSSSNYAAFEQADGFAINVLAEDQKDVSNTFARPVEDRFAAVEWRNGPVGSPVFDGVSAWFDCSMHNRVQAGDHLILIGRVGAFETSPAPGLGYARGAYVTAAAEAEALAQGAKLIVSALIEHEGKVLLMGNDQGKLALPETRVGKEGASAALARLIAESGVEAEPGFIYSVFEDEAREHQHISFLCQSAGGTPAKGVFTPLTQSTLMDIADAAVCVMLERFASESRMGNFGVYYGNQTRGQVRAVGTGGSGS; via the coding sequence ATGAGCGACATCGACCCGCGCGCCTTGCGCAATGCCTTTGGCACCTTCATGACCGGAGTCACCGTGGTGACGGCGCAGGATCAGGGCGGCAATCCCATTGGTTTCACCGCCAATTCCTTTACCTCCGTCTCTTTGGATCCGCCTTTGGTGCTGGTGTGCCTGGCCAATTCCTCCAGCAACTACGCCGCGTTTGAGCAGGCGGACGGCTTTGCCATCAACGTGCTGGCCGAAGACCAGAAAGATGTCTCCAACACCTTTGCACGGCCTGTTGAGGACCGCTTTGCTGCTGTGGAATGGCGCAATGGGCCAGTGGGCAGCCCGGTGTTTGACGGTGTCTCGGCCTGGTTTGACTGTTCGATGCACAACCGTGTCCAGGCAGGCGACCACCTTATCCTGATCGGCAGGGTCGGGGCGTTTGAAACCTCGCCTGCACCGGGGTTGGGCTATGCCCGCGGCGCCTATGTGACAGCGGCGGCTGAGGCCGAGGCGCTGGCACAGGGCGCCAAGCTGATCGTCTCGGCCCTGATCGAACACGAGGGCAAGGTACTGCTGATGGGCAATGATCAGGGCAAGCTGGCCCTGCCGGAAACCCGCGTCGGCAAGGAGGGCGCCTCAGCCGCCTTGGCCCGGCTGATTGCCGAATCCGGCGTCGAGGCAGAGCCGGGGTTTATCTATTCTGTATTCGAAGACGAAGCGCGCGAACATCAGCACATCTCGTTTCTGTGCCAATCGGCCGGCGGCACACCGGCCAAGGGTGTTTTCACACCGCTGACCCAATCCACGCTGATGGACATCGCCGATGCGGCGGTCTGCGTCATGCTGGAACGGTTCGCCAGTGAAAGCCGGATGGGCAATTTCGGGGTGTATTATGGAAACCAGACCCGCGGCCAGGTCCGCGCGGTGGGGACAGGGGGCAGCGGCTCATGA
- a CDS encoding alpha/beta fold hydrolase: MTPTTLQLSEPYGAVTCQRAGPEIGKGAPVVLIHGVGMQSAAWAPQIEALAQTHQVIALDMPGHGGSAPLADGAELPDYVAWLHSALQAMGLGPVSLAGHSMGALIAGGYAVCQPEGTARVALLNGVFRRTPEARAAVEARAAEIRAGSFDLETPLIRWFGDTAADQAARAQVAEWLSGVNPQGYAAAYTAFAQGDSTYADGFGGITCPLLALTGDGDPNSTPDMAQAMADAASQGQAVVIEGHRHMVNLTAPAAVNAALLDWLNTEKEPT; encoded by the coding sequence ATGACGCCGACAACCCTGCAGCTGTCTGAGCCTTACGGGGCTGTCACCTGCCAGCGGGCAGGGCCGGAGATAGGCAAAGGCGCGCCGGTGGTGCTGATCCACGGGGTCGGCATGCAATCGGCGGCCTGGGCGCCGCAGATCGAGGCGCTGGCGCAAACCCATCAGGTGATCGCGTTGGACATGCCCGGCCATGGCGGCAGCGCGCCGCTGGCTGATGGCGCTGAACTGCCGGATTATGTGGCCTGGCTGCACTCGGCTCTGCAGGCGATGGGCCTGGGGCCTGTGTCGCTGGCCGGCCACTCCATGGGGGCGCTTATTGCCGGCGGCTATGCGGTCTGCCAACCTGAAGGTACCGCCCGCGTGGCGCTGCTGAACGGTGTGTTCCGGCGCACGCCGGAGGCACGGGCTGCGGTTGAAGCCCGCGCCGCCGAAATCCGCGCCGGCAGTTTTGATCTGGAAACACCGCTGATCCGCTGGTTCGGCGATACTGCTGCGGACCAGGCTGCGCGGGCGCAGGTAGCTGAATGGCTGTCGGGCGTGAACCCTCAGGGCTACGCTGCCGCCTATACCGCCTTTGCCCAAGGTGACAGCACCTATGCCGACGGGTTCGGGGGCATCACTTGCCCGCTCTTGGCGCTGACCGGTGATGGTGATCCGAACTCAACCCCGGACATGGCGCAGGCCATGGCGGATGCCGCGTCGCAAGGTCAGGCGGTTGTCATCGAAGGCCATCGGCATATGGTCAACCTGACCGCCCCCGCCGCGGTCAACGCCGCCCTGCTGGACTGGCTGAACACTGAGAAGGAGCCGACATGA
- a CDS encoding amino acid synthesis family protein: MPAEIRKTLLHVEETLIEGGKAAETPLKMIAAVAVIKNPWAGQGFTEDLRPAIHDCAPGLGEKLTAMILEAAGGGDKVEGYGKSAIVGVNGEVEHASALIHTLRFGNHFREAVGAKSYLAFTNTRGPANASLQIPLMDKNDGGRRSHYLTIQLSVADAPGPDEIVIALGASIGGRPHHRIGDRYQDLKELGHDADNPAAV; this comes from the coding sequence ATGCCCGCCGAAATCCGCAAGACGCTGCTGCATGTCGAAGAGACCCTGATCGAGGGCGGCAAGGCAGCGGAAACCCCGCTGAAGATGATTGCCGCGGTGGCGGTGATCAAAAACCCCTGGGCGGGGCAGGGCTTTACCGAGGACTTGCGCCCGGCGATCCATGATTGTGCACCGGGTCTGGGCGAGAAGCTGACCGCGATGATCCTTGAGGCCGCAGGCGGCGGCGACAAGGTTGAGGGCTACGGCAAATCCGCCATCGTCGGGGTGAATGGCGAGGTGGAGCATGCCTCGGCGCTGATCCATACCCTGCGGTTCGGCAACCACTTCCGCGAGGCGGTGGGGGCGAAATCCTATCTCGCCTTCACCAACACCCGCGGGCCTGCAAATGCCTCGCTGCAGATCCCGCTGATGGACAAGAACGACGGTGGGCGGCGCAGCCATTACCTGACCATCCAGCTGTCGGTGGCCGATGCGCCCGGCCCGGATGAGATCGTGATCGCGCTTGGTGCCTCGATCGGCGGCCGTCCGCATCACCGCATTGGCGACCGTTATCAGGACCTGAAGGAACTGGGCCATGACGCCGACAACCCTGCAGCTGTCTGA
- a CDS encoding GntR family transcriptional regulator: MNRPVMSRIDQPPQTLRDIVQERMREAIIAGQFAPGERLVERPLCDQLGVSRTVIRETIRYLEAEGLVEILPGKGPIVAQLSWEDARQIYDIRQMLETAAAIACARNMTPELAEQLQAAQHALQDAVAEGVPGPMLRATTEFYRIIFEGAGHSVAWEIAQRLNGRISRLRAVTLSTEDRLKPGPAHMQDICQAIVSANAKAAQAAIEQHLGDAKRTAQRLLMEEKPFS, from the coding sequence ATGAACCGACCCGTGATGAGCAGAATAGACCAACCGCCGCAGACCCTGCGCGACATCGTTCAGGAGCGGATGCGCGAGGCGATCATCGCAGGCCAATTCGCCCCCGGCGAGCGGCTGGTAGAGCGCCCCCTGTGCGACCAGCTGGGCGTCAGCCGCACGGTGATCCGGGAAACCATCCGCTATCTGGAAGCCGAAGGGCTGGTCGAAATCCTGCCCGGCAAGGGGCCGATTGTGGCACAGCTCAGCTGGGAAGACGCGCGGCAGATCTATGATATCCGCCAGATGCTGGAAACCGCCGCCGCCATCGCCTGCGCCCGGAACATGACACCGGAGCTGGCAGAGCAGCTTCAAGCCGCGCAGCACGCCCTGCAGGACGCTGTGGCGGAGGGCGTGCCCGGCCCCATGCTGCGCGCCACGACAGAATTCTACCGGATCATCTTCGAAGGTGCCGGCCACAGTGTCGCCTGGGAAATCGCCCAGCGTCTGAACGGCCGCATCAGCCGGCTGCGGGCGGTGACCCTGTCAACCGAAGACCGCCTGAAACCGGGGCCTGCCCATATGCAGGATATCTGCCAGGCCATTGTTTCCGCCAATGCAAAGGCCGCGCAGGCAGCCATTGAGCAGCACCTCGGCGACGCCAAGCGCACTGCGCAGCGGTTGCTGATGGAAGAAAAGCCGTTCAGCTGA
- a CDS encoding creatininase family protein, whose product MQLAHMTWLEVEARLKAGAAVMVPVGSTEQHGPMGMIVTDTICAEAVALRAADLCDAIVAPALAYTPAPFNTAFPGTVSIPEELFQAHATAVFRGLLVQGFSGVFIVNGHGANLAPLQRAAQELAPGRVAVRSWWEPQEVNEMRKDLYGDWEGMHATPSEVAITQALLGELPAGEAAEPPQKLSPAFIKAHAGDRHGPPEEHRAEFPDGRVGSHSALANPQDGARLLEAAARGICEDFQAFAEAAEQKIS is encoded by the coding sequence ATGCAGCTTGCCCATATGACCTGGCTAGAGGTTGAAGCGCGCCTGAAGGCGGGGGCGGCGGTGATGGTGCCGGTCGGCTCGACCGAGCAGCACGGGCCGATGGGCATGATCGTCACCGACACCATCTGCGCCGAGGCGGTGGCGCTGCGGGCGGCTGATTTGTGCGATGCGATCGTCGCACCCGCGCTGGCCTATACCCCGGCGCCCTTCAACACTGCTTTTCCCGGCACTGTCTCGATCCCGGAGGAATTGTTTCAGGCCCATGCGACCGCCGTCTTTCGCGGGCTGCTGGTGCAGGGGTTTTCGGGGGTGTTTATCGTCAACGGCCACGGTGCGAATTTGGCGCCGTTGCAGCGCGCGGCGCAGGAGCTGGCGCCGGGGAGGGTGGCGGTCCGCAGCTGGTGGGAGCCGCAGGAGGTCAACGAAATGCGCAAGGATCTCTATGGCGATTGGGAAGGGATGCATGCAACCCCGTCCGAGGTTGCCATCACCCAGGCCCTGCTGGGTGAACTGCCCGCAGGCGAGGCAGCGGAGCCGCCGCAGAAGCTGAGCCCGGCGTTCATCAAGGCCCATGCCGGCGACCGCCACGGCCCGCCGGAGGAACACAGGGCAGAGTTTCCGGACGGGCGTGTCGGCTCGCATTCCGCCCTGGCCAATCCGCAGGACGGCGCCCGCTTGCTGGAGGCCGCGGCGCGGGGCATTTGCGAGGACTTCCAGGCCTTTGCCGAGGCGGCTGAACAGAAGATCAGCTGA
- a CDS encoding helix-turn-helix domain-containing protein, with the protein MEDSSPADIKKPALDQLVGAAVKTHRMLAGLTLAGLSERAGVSTAMISKIERGQVSASLTTLEALANAIGAPLINFFAGTVEHSDVSFVAAGEGMTVQRLGSGFGHTYKMIGRAEASHVSFESFAVTLEQPLKPRPLYRHRGLEFMHITSGEMVFQCGEASYHMKPGDSISFDSSNAHGPVELKTDRVSFITMVTKAQSSEA; encoded by the coding sequence ATGGAAGATTCATCGCCCGCAGACATCAAAAAACCCGCGCTGGACCAGCTGGTCGGCGCCGCGGTCAAGACCCACCGGATGCTGGCCGGGCTGACGCTGGCCGGACTGTCGGAACGCGCAGGTGTGTCCACTGCGATGATCTCCAAGATCGAGCGCGGCCAGGTTTCGGCCTCGCTCACCACGCTGGAGGCACTGGCCAATGCCATCGGCGCGCCGCTGATCAATTTCTTTGCCGGCACGGTGGAGCATTCGGACGTGTCCTTTGTTGCCGCGGGCGAAGGTATGACGGTGCAGCGCCTGGGCAGCGGCTTTGGCCATACTTACAAGATGATCGGCCGCGCCGAGGCCAGCCATGTAAGTTTCGAGAGCTTTGCCGTCACCCTGGAACAGCCGCTGAAGCCGCGCCCGCTGTACCGCCACCGGGGGCTGGAGTTCATGCATATCACCAGCGGCGAGATGGTGTTTCAATGCGGCGAGGCCTCATATCACATGAAGCCCGGCGACAGCATCAGCTTTGATTCCAGCAACGCCCACGGCCCGGTGGAGCTGAAGACGGACAGGGTGAGTTTCATCACCATGGTCACCAAGGCCCAATCCAGCGAAGCCTGA
- a CDS encoding transporter substrate-binding domain-containing protein — translation MKHILKAVAAAAVSVALAGAAQAQSALHEILDSGVLKVGTTGDWNPMTLRDPATNSYKGYDIDIMAELAKDLGVEVEFVPADWKTLVNGVVAGKYHLTGSASISAPRMKVAGFSDSYIAVEIFPYTLKDKAGNFSGYASINQPGVKVATTLGTTFEKLAREWFPEADIKVVEAPARGFQEVLAGRADVFITSNIEGSTLEEKFPVTRVPDTGPRAPTPIAMLLPQDDQVWINYMNNWVKVKKATGFFEATQAKWGL, via the coding sequence ATGAAACATATTCTAAAGGCGGTGGCCGCCGCCGCAGTGTCAGTGGCGCTGGCCGGGGCAGCGCAGGCGCAATCGGCGCTGCACGAAATCCTGGACAGCGGCGTGCTGAAGGTTGGCACGACGGGCGACTGGAACCCGATGACGCTGCGCGATCCGGCGACCAACAGCTACAAAGGGTATGACATCGACATCATGGCCGAGCTGGCCAAGGATCTGGGCGTTGAGGTGGAATTTGTGCCGGCCGACTGGAAAACCCTGGTGAATGGCGTGGTGGCGGGCAAGTACCATCTGACCGGTTCGGCCTCAATCTCGGCGCCGCGGATGAAGGTTGCGGGCTTTTCGGACAGTTATATCGCGGTGGAGATCTTCCCGTACACCCTTAAGGACAAGGCCGGGAACTTCTCGGGCTACGCGTCCATCAACCAGCCGGGGGTGAAGGTCGCCACCACGCTGGGCACCACGTTTGAGAAACTGGCGCGCGAATGGTTCCCGGAGGCCGATATCAAGGTGGTCGAAGCACCTGCACGCGGGTTCCAGGAAGTGCTGGCAGGCCGCGCCGATGTGTTCATCACCTCCAACATCGAAGGCTCCACCCTGGAGGAGAAATTCCCGGTGACCCGGGTGCCGGACACCGGCCCGCGTGCGCCCACGCCGATTGCAATGTTGCTGCCCCAGGATGATCAGGTCTGGATCAACTACATGAACAACTGGGTGAAGGTGAAGAAAGCCACCGGTTTCTTTGAAGCCACCCAGGCCAAGTGGGGGCTGTAG
- a CDS encoding amino acid ABC transporter ATP-binding protein: MPGNAQPTPEIAIELAGVNKWYGTFHVLKDISLTVRAGEKVVICGPSGSGKSTVVRCINRLEEHQKGIIRVDGTELTNDPQSVAAIRSEVGMVFQQFNLFPHLTVLENLTLGPVKARGLSRAEAEAKAMHYLERVHIPDQARKRPGQLSGGQQQRVAIARSLCMEPKVLLFDEPTSALDPEMISEVLDVMAELAVDGMTMVVVTHEMGFARKVADQMVFMDAGEIVEQGPPEEFFGSPRSPRCQKFLSQILQH; the protein is encoded by the coding sequence ATGCCAGGGAATGCCCAGCCAACGCCCGAAATCGCCATCGAACTTGCTGGTGTCAACAAATGGTATGGCACGTTTCATGTGCTGAAGGATATCAGCCTGACGGTGCGGGCCGGTGAAAAAGTTGTGATCTGCGGCCCGTCCGGTTCCGGCAAATCCACCGTGGTGCGCTGCATCAACCGGCTGGAGGAGCATCAGAAGGGCATCATCCGGGTCGACGGGACCGAGCTGACCAACGATCCGCAATCCGTGGCCGCGATCCGGTCCGAAGTCGGCATGGTGTTCCAGCAGTTCAACCTGTTCCCGCATCTGACGGTGCTGGAGAACCTGACACTGGGACCGGTCAAGGCGCGCGGCCTTTCCAGGGCAGAAGCCGAGGCCAAGGCGATGCACTATCTGGAACGCGTCCACATTCCCGACCAGGCCCGCAAGCGCCCCGGCCAGCTGTCCGGCGGCCAGCAGCAGCGGGTGGCGATTGCGCGCAGCTTATGCATGGAACCCAAGGTCCTGCTGTTTGACGAGCCGACCTCGGCGCTGGACCCGGAGATGATCTCAGAAGTCTTGGATGTCATGGCTGAACTGGCGGTGGACGGCATGACCATGGTGGTTGTCACCCACGAGATGGGCTTTGCCCGCAAGGTGGCCGACCAGATGGTGTTCATGGACGCAGGCGAGATTGTCGAGCAAGGCCCGCCGGAGGAGTTCTTCGGCTCCCCCCGTTCGCCGCGCTGCCAGAAATTCCTGTCGCAGATCCTGCAGCACTGA
- a CDS encoding amino acid ABC transporter permease yields the protein MKKTLILLLPLLALAGCSSSSTWGWYVINPMTASGWVNVKFLISGMGDTILISVIAAAISIGLGLIVALPGLAKSRGWRMVNRVYVELVRSIPLLPMLFWVFYGLPIIFREMGMNVPIDPFWGAIITLALSDSAFTAEIYRAGIQSIAKGQTEAAQTIGLNYPQTMRYVILPQAIRRILPPLANQFIYIVKMSAFASVIGMQELTRRANELVVSEYRPLEIYTLLILEYLVLVLIISAGVRWLERRMGSDERG from the coding sequence ATGAAAAAGACCCTGATCCTATTGCTGCCGCTGCTGGCGCTTGCAGGTTGCTCCAGCTCCTCGACCTGGGGCTGGTATGTCATCAACCCGATGACCGCCAGCGGCTGGGTGAACGTGAAATTCCTGATCTCAGGCATGGGCGACACCATCCTGATCTCGGTGATTGCCGCCGCGATCTCCATCGGTCTTGGCCTGATCGTTGCCCTGCCCGGCCTCGCCAAAAGCCGCGGCTGGCGGATGGTGAACCGGGTCTATGTAGAGCTTGTCCGCTCGATCCCGCTGCTGCCGATGCTGTTCTGGGTGTTCTACGGCTTGCCGATCATCTTCCGCGAAATGGGGATGAACGTGCCGATTGATCCGTTCTGGGGCGCCATCATCACCCTGGCGCTGTCCGACAGCGCCTTTACCGCCGAGATTTACCGTGCCGGTATCCAATCGATTGCCAAGGGCCAGACCGAAGCGGCCCAGACCATCGGCCTCAACTACCCGCAGACGATGCGCTATGTGATCCTGCCGCAGGCAATCCGCCGCATCCTGCCGCCGCTGGCAAACCAGTTCATCTACATCGTCAAGATGAGCGCCTTTGCCTCCGTCATCGGCATGCAAGAGCTGACCCGCCGCGCCAATGAGCTGGTGGTCAGCGAATACCGGCCGCTGGAAATCTACACCCTGTTGATCCTGGAATACCTGGTGCTGGTTCTGATCATCAGCGCCGGCGTGCGCTGGCTGGAACGCCGCATGGGATCGGACGAAAGAGGCTGA
- a CDS encoding carboxymuconolactone decarboxylase family protein has protein sequence MDWKTFMAGTEADISTFSKEVPGTVRGFATMGQAAKKDGALSEKTKEFIALGIAIATRCDSCIGFHVRSLVRLGATREELCEALAMATYMGGGPSYAYSAKALKAFDVFSEGQS, from the coding sequence ATGGACTGGAAAACCTTCATGGCCGGGACCGAGGCCGACATCAGCACCTTCTCCAAGGAGGTCCCCGGCACTGTGCGCGGTTTCGCCACCATGGGCCAGGCCGCCAAGAAAGACGGCGCGCTGAGCGAGAAGACCAAGGAATTCATCGCCCTGGGCATCGCCATCGCCACCCGATGCGACAGCTGCATCGGCTTTCACGTGCGCTCGCTGGTGCGGCTGGGTGCGACGCGGGAGGAACTCTGCGAAGCGCTGGCCATGGCCACCTATATGGGCGGCGGGCCGTCTTATGCCTACAGCGCCAAGGCGCTGAAGGCCTTTGACGTGTTCTCAGAGGGGCAGTCATGA
- a CDS encoding aromatic ring-hydroxylating dioxygenase subunit alpha, whose product MRPDLIGGEGYLQNCWYVAGRSEDFGRELTALTMLEEQIVIYRDTQGMAIALEDACPHRKLPLSRGTIEGDHVVCGYHGLTFDCSGECVIAPTQLDNPPRRAAVQSYPAEDRWGFLWLWMGDPEQADRGRIIDIPNFDNPSWGKTQKGAMEMACHYLYITDNLLDPSHVAWVHLTSFAGAGTDNRPLDLEETEDGVIVSRWVLDEAPPPYYKDMLPFGPTCDRKQHYECRLPATAINMSVYAPQGEGGKDVPQSPNAFVNISYNFITPVDGGRSRYFWFQHRNMHAGDAALSQRMFDGAIMAFTEDKEVLEYVQTGMAKRKTPYINLGLDAGAMRFRTRVARQIKSEAG is encoded by the coding sequence ATGAGACCGGATCTGATCGGCGGCGAGGGCTATCTGCAGAACTGCTGGTATGTGGCAGGGCGCAGTGAGGATTTCGGGCGCGAACTGACCGCCCTCACCATGCTGGAAGAGCAGATCGTGATCTACCGCGACACCCAAGGCATGGCCATCGCGCTGGAGGATGCCTGCCCGCACCGCAAGCTGCCGCTGTCGCGCGGCACCATCGAGGGCGACCATGTGGTCTGCGGCTACCACGGGCTGACCTTTGACTGCAGCGGCGAATGCGTGATTGCCCCGACCCAGCTCGACAACCCGCCGCGCCGCGCCGCGGTGCAGTCCTACCCGGCAGAGGACCGCTGGGGCTTCCTGTGGCTGTGGATGGGCGATCCGGAGCAGGCAGACCGGGGCCGGATCATCGACATCCCCAATTTCGACAATCCGTCCTGGGGCAAAACGCAAAAGGGCGCGATGGAGATGGCCTGTCATTACCTCTACATCACCGACAATCTGCTGGACCCCAGCCATGTCGCTTGGGTGCATCTGACCTCCTTTGCCGGGGCCGGGACCGACAACCGTCCGCTGGACCTGGAGGAGACGGAGGACGGCGTCATCGTCTCCCGCTGGGTGCTGGATGAGGCGCCGCCGCCCTATTACAAGGACATGCTGCCCTTTGGCCCGACCTGCGACCGCAAGCAGCATTACGAATGCCGCCTGCCGGCCACCGCAATCAACATGTCGGTCTATGCGCCCCAGGGCGAAGGCGGCAAGGATGTGCCCCAGTCGCCGAATGCTTTCGTGAACATCTCCTACAACTTCATCACCCCGGTGGACGGCGGGCGCTCGCGCTATTTCTGGTTTCAGCACCGCAATATGCATGCCGGCGACGCGGCACTGTCGCAGCGCATGTTCGACGGCGCCATCATGGCCTTTACCGAGGATAAGGAGGTGCTGGAATACGTCCAGACCGGCATGGCGAAACGCAAGACACCCTATATCAACCTCGGGCTGGACGCTGGCGCGATGCGCTTCCGCACCCGCGTCGCCCGGCAGATCAAGTCCGAGGCAGGCTGA